A region of Vibrio chagasii DNA encodes the following proteins:
- a CDS encoding methionine synthase yields MKTLLPTSTAGSLPKPSWLAQPETLWSPWKLEGNELADGKQDALRVSLHEQQQAGIDIVSDGEQTRQHFVTTFIEHLNGVDFEKRETVKIRDRYDASVPTVVGPVSRQKPVFVEDAKFLRQQTDQPIKWALPGPMTMIDTLYDAHYQSREKLAWEFAKILNEEAKELEAAGVDIIQFDEPAFNVFFDEVNDWGIACLERAIEGLKCETAVHICYGYGIKANTDWKKTLGTEWRQYEEVFPKLQQSNIDIISLECHNSHVPLELLELVRGKKVMVGAIDVATDSIETPEEVASTLRETLKYVDADKLYPCTNCGMAPLPRDIASAKLNALSAGAEIVRKELSV; encoded by the coding sequence ATGAAAACACTATTACCGACTTCAACAGCAGGCAGCTTGCCTAAACCATCTTGGCTAGCACAACCTGAAACACTTTGGTCTCCTTGGAAACTGGAAGGCAACGAACTAGCGGATGGCAAACAGGATGCACTGCGTGTATCGCTTCACGAGCAACAACAAGCAGGCATTGATATTGTCAGCGACGGTGAGCAAACACGCCAACACTTTGTAACGACTTTCATTGAACACCTTAACGGTGTCGACTTCGAAAAACGTGAAACCGTGAAAATCCGCGATCGTTACGATGCCAGTGTCCCAACCGTCGTTGGCCCGGTTTCACGCCAGAAACCGGTATTTGTTGAAGATGCGAAGTTTCTGCGCCAGCAAACTGACCAACCTATCAAGTGGGCACTTCCGGGGCCAATGACCATGATAGATACACTTTACGACGCGCATTACCAAAGCCGTGAAAAGCTGGCGTGGGAATTTGCCAAAATCCTAAACGAAGAAGCAAAAGAACTAGAAGCTGCCGGTGTAGACATTATTCAGTTCGATGAGCCTGCCTTTAACGTGTTTTTCGATGAGGTGAATGATTGGGGTATCGCTTGTTTGGAAAGAGCCATTGAAGGGCTTAAATGTGAAACCGCAGTACACATTTGCTATGGGTACGGCATCAAAGCAAACACAGATTGGAAAAAGACATTAGGCACAGAGTGGCGCCAATATGAAGAAGTATTCCCTAAGCTACAGCAATCAAACATCGATATCATCTCGTTAGAGTGCCATAACTCTCATGTACCACTTGAACTGCTTGAGTTAGTTCGCGGTAAAAAAGTGATGGTTGGCGCAATTGATGTTGCCACGGATTCTATTGAAACACCGGAAGAAGTGGCTAGTACTCTAAGAGAAACACTTAAGTATGTTGATGCAGACAAGCTCTACCCTTGCACTAACTGCGGTATGGCTCCCCTACCTCGCGACATTGCCTCTGCTAAGCTGAATGCA